TCCAGAGTGATATTTTTGCTCTTGTAAATCAGCTACTTCAAATTCAACTTTTTGTACTACTTTAGTGGAAAATAGATTGAGGAAAAGCATAATAATCCGATCATTATTTAGAAGTAATATAGCTCGACTTGTATAAGCCGAAAAGCTTTGTGGAGTTGAATAGCAGATAAGCATGTCAGATTCTCTATGAGGTTCTGCTAGCTTATCGATCAATTTTTTTGTAATGAATAGCATGATCAAATACCTCTCTATTTGGATGTTTAAATGAATTGACAGAAAAGAATATCCGTCAAAAATATTATACTACATAAGTAAACTATTCCAAAAAAGGATAGTCATCTGTAGCCTGTTTAAACATCTCCCTCCTCCTCAATTTAAATTTGACATATACTCAAATGCTGTTATCCCATAGACACTTTTAAAGTGTTTATTTAAATGAGTTAAATCCACAAAACCACATTCTGCTACTGCTGAATAAATATCTTTATTTTTTTCTATTAACTGCTTTGCACGTTCGATCTTGCTGTTAAGAAAGTATTGGTATGGTGGAATTCCAGTATGAGCATTGAATAATCGGATAAACTGAAATTTCGATAAATTAAGCTCTTTACATATCACGTCAAGTTTAAGTACGCGTTCTACGTCGGTATGAATCATATCCTTCGCTTTTCTTATTAGAACGTTATCTTTCTTATCGTCAGTGGAAAGATTAGTTTGAAAAAGATAATCCGTGAGGGATAAGAGTAATTCACTACACAAAGCCTCATCTTTTTCACTTAATATTGCATTAGAAAGACTTAATATTTTTTGTTCAAGAGTATAGTCATACACAATCGGAGTTGAAAAACGTATAATATCCTTTTTCTCAATAATTTCTAAAAGCAATTGTGGCTCAATATATAGCATGACATAATCAAGGCCCATCTCATTATGCGCCATTCCGTCATGGGCCTGTTCTGGATTAAAAAGCATCACACCATTTTGATAGGATAATTGTAAGCTACCATCCAAGGTATATTCTTGAATACCACGCAACGTTACGCCTACTGCATACTCCTGATGAGAGTGCTTCTTATATTTAAAGTCAGAAAGACTTGCTGATAGTGCAGTAATACCTGCTGATTTTTTATAGATAAATTTGTCCACTTCAATCACCCCTGTTAGGTACACCTACATCCATATCATTATGGCAGCATAAGCTAGAAATAAGGCCATTATTACATTAACAATCTTTTTATGCTTCTGTAAAAACTCCTTGAAAATGGCACCGAAAAGAACCCATGCCACAAAGGCTAAAAATCCAATAAGACTTATTGCGATAATACTTATCATGATTGCAGGCAATGCGATATAGTGAGGCATAATGAAACTAGGAATTACAGTCATTGTGAAAAGTACTACCTTTGGATTTAAAAACTGCATAAAAAAGCCTGACGTAAAGGTAGCTGTTTGCTTTACTGTCGGATTGGATGTATCCATTTTATAAACTTGGTATGCGAGATACAACATATAACAGCTTCCAATGATCTGCATAACAATTAAAATTTTAGGTATAATCGTTATAAGCATCGTATTCAATATAGCAGAAATAACAAGTAATAGACCAAAAGCAATGGTTGCTCCATATGTATATTTCATTGCTTTTTTCGCCCCGAAATTATGCACTGTAGATAATATAACGATATTGGTAGGACCCGGTGTAAAAGTAGCAATAAAACAATAAATTAAAATTGATGTAATATTCATGAGGAAAACTCCTTTTAGCATATTCTCATGCCATATTACATCTTCAGATAAACGACCATATAGTATGTTATTGCAGGTAAAATTACATAGCCGAGTCCCCCTCCATTGAAGATGTTATTAATCTTAACGAAATGAATAAATCATGATTATTGTGGTATTATTTCGGATTATTGTTAATACTACGAATCTGAGGAGGGTAATAATGAAGTTACATACCAAATTTTCAAGACAATTATGCCGGAATATAGATCTCATTTGTGACTTCATGGGAAACAGTTCGGATTTTGTTGTTCGTGAAATCACAGCTGGCCATAAACACGCCGCGCTTTTTTATTTGGACGGAATGATTGACATGCAAAAGGTACAGGACAACGTGATCCGTCCGTTGCATGATCGTGTTTCCTCTGATGAGATTACTTTACCGTTATTGAAAAACGCAATTTTGGACATTGGTGAAGCAAGCTTTACTCAAAACTTTGAAGATGCCTTGGAACAGATTCTCTCGGGTGGTCTTCTCCTACTACTGGACGATATGGATGAAGGTCTGGTCATTTCTTTGCCTGGATGGGAAGAACGCAGCATTTCGGACTCGAAGACACAGCCAGTGGTCAGAGGTCCGCAAGAAGCGTTTACAGAAACTTTACGTACGAATACGACTATGGTTCGTCGAAGGGTGAAGGATACAAGAGTACGTCTTACTGCGGTAAAAGTTGGCGAAAAAACTAAGACCGATATATCTGTCATGTATTTACATGGAGTCGCTGACCCAAAAAAGGTGCAGGACATGATATCCAAGTTAAAGAACATGCAAGTAGAAGGTGTGCTTGAAAGCGAATATTTGGAAGAATGTCTCCATGAAGATAAGCAATTCACGATATTTCCACTCTTTTATAATTCTGATCGCCCAGACTCCATTGCAGCAGGAATCATGGAGGGGAAAATTGCAATATTTGTGGATGGATCTCCCTTCGCCATCCTTGCACCTGCGGTGTTTGCAGATTTCCTCCAATCCGCAGAAGATTATTATCAGTCCTATGTTTACGGTAGTATCATTCGAATATTAAGGTACATCTGCCTAACAATCTGTATGTTGGCTCCGGCCATTTATGTCGCATTAACGACATTCCATCAGGATATGATTCCAACAGTTTTATTATTAAGCTTATCTGCGCAACGTGAAGGAGTTCCATTCCCAGCATTTATTGAGGCGATGATCATGGAAGTGGTTTTTGAAATTCTGAGGGAGGCAGGTCTCCGTATGCCACGGACGGTCGGTCAAGCCGTTTCTATTGTCGGGTCCATCGTGATTGGCCAGGCAGCTGTAGAAGCAAACATCGTTTCGGCTGTTATGGTCATTGTTGTTGCAATAACTGCCATTTCGAGCTTTGTCATTCCCTCGTACACCTTTGCTATTCCAATTCGGATATTACGTTTCGCTTTCATAGGCATAGCCGCTATGTTTGGTGTGTACGGATTGACTGTCGGTATTCTCATGCTCTTTGTGCATCTAAACGGGCTCCATTCATTCGGTGTACCGTATTTGAGTCCCTTTGCCAATTACAAATCGTCGGAGCAGAGGGACGCCATATTGCGTTTTCCATATAAAACTAAAAAACAACGCAAAAACTAAAGGAGTAGACCATCATGAACTCGTACCGATCCACCATTTTATTAATGTTTATGTGCATCTGGCTAATGGTGTTTCTTACGGGTTGCTGGAACAGTAAGGAATTGAGCGCAATTTCCGTCGTGATGGCTCTGGGCATTGATGCAGTTGATGACCAATATGAAGTCAGTTTACAAGTGGTTGACCCATCGAAAATGTCTCAGAATTCCCCTATGGAACGGACGCCAACGATCGTTTTTTCCAAACGCGCCGATACCATATTTGAAGCTATTCGAAAATTAACAACAGAATCGTCCCGAAAAATGTATATGTCTCACTTAAAATTTGTCATTTTTGATGAAAAAACAGCAAAAAAAGGAATCAAGGAGCCGTTGGACTTTCTATTCCGTGACCATGAAGTTCGGCCTGATTTCTTTTTGGCCGTTGTCAGAGAAAACTCAGCAAAGGAGGCCGTTACTTTTGTAGCTCCAACCGAAGTCTTGCCTGCAATGGATATGTATAAGGCATTAAAGAACTCTGAAAAAGCATGGGCTCCAACTTCCGCAGTCAATGTAAAAGATCTTTTGCAGAAATTTACGAAGGATGGCATTGAACCAGTTCTCACCGGTATTCGAATGACAAACCTAGAAAAAGGTCTAACTATTGATAATGTGACAAAGTCGCCCCAACATGTTAAATATTTTTTCACTGGAATTGGTGTTTTCAAGGGCGATCGACTTATCGATTGGATGGATGATTCGCAAAGTAAAGCCTTTACCTATATATCCAACCGTGTTTCCAGTACCGTAGCTTCCATCAATTGTCCGAATTCCAAAGGAAAATTTGTTGTTGAAGTAATCCGTTCCAAAGTAAAAATACGCCCAGAAATAATAGACCATGAGCCACGCATTTCTCTTATTGTGGATACAGAATCCAATATCGGAACGGTCTCGTGCAATGCCAACCTTAAGAATGAAGAGACATTTAGAAATCTTCAAGAAACAGCTAAAGAGCATCTGGAACAGTCTTTGAAGGGAGGCATTCGAAACGCACAACAAATGGGTTCCGATATATTCGGATTTGGAGAAGCTTTTCACCGCAAGTTCCCGCATGAATGGCATAGATGGAAAGAGCATTGGCCACAAAAATTCCAAACTCTTAAAGTGGATATTCAGCTCAATTATCGTTTAGTTCGGTTCGGAGACATTACCAGTCCAATTGATATGGGAATACACAATCAGGAGTGAGTACATATGCTTTATGTTATTCTCGTAACTTCCATTTTAGCATCGTTGTATGAGTTTAAAAAATTTAAAGAGAAACAATACGTACGTGAAATTGTATTCAGCTCAATATTGTTGAGTATAGGCGTCATATTGATTATCCTACGGATCGTCAGCATTAAACTGCCGACTCCACTGACGGGCATTCAAATCCTATTTCAACCGATAAGCCGGTTACTTACAGAAATGTTATCTTAAGGAGGTATTGGGGTGAATTCCAACTTGACCGTTCGACAAGCTATTATGTGGTTTGCATTATATCAAATAGGAAGCGCATATCTGGTACTCCCAGCGGCAATTACCGCTACCGCTAAACAAGATGCCTGGCTCTCCATCCCAGTCTCCTTAGGGTTTCATCTGTTATTGATACCTTTATATGCCTCCATCGCTAGGCAAATACAGGGAAAATCTTTCGTAGAGCATCTCCGTTGCCTCTTCGGTCCTTTTTTGGGCGGGACAATCAGCATCGTTTTCATTTTTTTCTTTCCCTTTCTTGTGTTCATTATGACGCTTCGAAATCTGGGCGACTTTATCACGATAGCTATTATGCCTGAAACTCCCCCCGACGCGATATATTTCATCATGCTAATAGTCATTTATTTCGCCGTTCGATCAGGCCCTGCTGTAATTGGCCGTTGTGCGGAAATCCTGTTTTTTTTCCTTCTTGTTCTGTATCTTTTGGTCAGGATTACCCTTCTTCCTGAGAGCAACATAGATAATGTGCTCCCTATTTTTGAGTATGGTTTAAACCCTATCGTTCTCGCTTCGTTCAATTTGTTTGCCTTTCCCTATCTTGAGGCATTTCTGTATCTTTTTTTCGCACAGTACATCCCTGATCCAAAAAAGTGGAGAAAGACAGTGATAACATGTGCTTTGATTAGCGGCGGCATGTATTTTTTCATGGTTCTACAAATAATCGCCGTGATGAGTGAAGGTGTTGTATCTAATTTGACGTTTCCTACTTTTTTTATTAACCGAACAATCAGTAGCGGAGAGTTTCTTCAACGGTTTGAAATTTTTGTTGCCGTGTTTTGGTTTGTCACCATTTTTTTCCGACTCGCACTGCTTTTATATGTGTCAGCGCAAGGGCTTGCAGATGCTTTTCGCCTGCGGAGCGCTAACTCTCTCTTAATTCCTCTGATCCTAATTGCAATGGCAATGGTTCATTCTATCTGGCCAAACATGCAGTTTATAACCATGTTTTTTTCAGTATGGCCTTTTTACGCCATGATTTTCGGTATTGTGTTTCCTATTGTGTTATGGCTGATGGGCAAGGTAGGCGGCTCGTTGAAATTACGTAAAAAGTATCACTAAAGTTGCGTTGGCTGTATAAACATACGGTCCTCAAATAAACTTTTGTTGTACTCATTATTGCAATTTAGCAAGAAGTAGCTCCAGTTCCTCCTTCTCAAGATGTCTCCATTGCCCACGTTCCAGATGATCCAAGGTAATATTCATAATTCGAACACGCTCCAGCTTTAGCACCCTGTAGCCCAAAGCCTTGCACATTCTACGAATTTGCAGATTCAATCCCTGTGTCAAAATAATACGAAACTCGTATTCGCTTATACGATCAACCTTACACGGTTTGGTAATGACGTTCAATATTTCAACGCCGCGAGACATGGTCTGTGTAAATTCATCTGTAACAGGCTTGTCTACCCTCACCACGTATTCCTTCTCATGACCATGCTCGGAACGCATCATTTGGTTGACAATGCTTCCATCGTTGGTTAATAAAATGAGTCCCTCTGACGCCTTATCCAGTCTGCCAATGGCAAAAATACGTGAAGGATAATTGATATAACGAATAATATTGCCCTCCACTTGCTCCGCTGCCGTACATACAATGCCGATAGGCTTATTTAATGCCAAATATACGGATTCACTACGGTCAACCGGAATAGCTTCCCCATCAATTAACACGATATCCTGTGGCTCTACTTCCGCGCCTGCTTCACATACGCTGCCATTAATTGTAATACGCCCTGCCGCAATCAGCCTGTTCGTTTCCCGACGTGAGCAGAATCCTGTCTCACTAATGTACTTGTTAATTCGCATGATTCACTTCCTTTACATTGTAGTATCAGATTTATAGATAACTATAGAGAGTGCATCTGCATTGTTTTATTAAAAAACATCTGATTACATAAGCATAATCAGATGTTCGCCTTTGAAGACAATCCTATACATGCTCGGCTTACTTACTTCTGCCGCCTCGATTCCCACTTGGCTTGGCAGCGCCGCTTTTTACAGCTCCGGCCGCTGTATTTCCCGGCGCACTTGCAGCAGCGCTTTTCCGCCTTACTGGCTTCGCTGTTTTGTTCCAGCGTGTCCAGCCTTTACTTCCCGTACCTCTGCCGGTTCCGCCACCCTTACTTTTTCCACCCATATTATAATCACTCCATGACTAGTCGTTCAGATTTAACTAAGCTATCATACCATTACTTTGAACATAATGCCTGTTTGTTTTGAAAACAGAAGCAATGAATTGAAAATATTTATGTATACCAGTCCTGATCTACTATAAATCTGCGATAAGTAGCTTTACCGTTTGTTATAGTTGTATTTTTTTGGATTTTTAGATTTTCAATTCGCAAAATTAGGTGCCAAAAAAAGGACAGCATAATCATGTGAAAGCTCACACATGTTAGTCTCTGGGCGAAAAAAATGTTTACTTAAATTCCTTTAAAGGATAATTTTATCCTAAGAATGAGGGTGTTAAATGAGTACTGATGTAAAGTTATATGTGGCTCGCCACGGTATTGGAACTGGTAATGAGCCAGATGCTCCACTCAGTTCAGATGGCTTTAATCAGGCGGAACAGTTAGCTGGTTTTCTGTCCCAAATGGAAGATTTACATGTAGACCGTTTGATTTCCAGTCCATATACGCGAGCCTGGCAGACTGCGGAAATCATCGAAGAAAGATTAAAAATCAAACTTGGTCCACCTGGAAACCGCCTTAGAGAGCAAGGAGTAAGAGGCGTTACCGAAGAGGAATCGGATGAAATGGTTATCGCCCGGGTCACTTCCCTAACGGAAGAGTTACTGAAAAGCGATCAACACACCTTTCTGTTAGTCACCCATCGCTTGATCCTAACACTTCTGTTGCATCACTATGCTCCAGATTTTGTTCTGGAGGAGATAACAAATCCGGATCTCTATCTTTTAACGTTTCGTGATGGAAAGTGCCAGGTGAAGCGTTTGTGGAATACGATGCAGCCTGTTGTAGTTTAATTCAAAAAAACTGGGAGGTAAACTAATTATGCAAGGAATGCTGGAAAGAAATCGCATCACTACTGTTACCAAACCGGATGTATCCAACATGTCTCTTTGTATCGAAAATGTGAAGAAGGCTGTGCTCTCCAATCTTCAGGGACCGTCAGATCCTACAGACTATCATCAACTGATGGGAAGACTCCACGCGGCCAAAGCCAAGCTGCCTAAAATATATCAAGAAACGGTTGCAAGTCCGTTTATTAAAGAACTGGACGAGCTCGGGCAACAAGGCTTCACTGAAATTTTAATTCAGGACCCAAGCAGAACTAGAGCTGCTGGACTCATGCTGGATATTGCTCAGAGCATTTTGCAAAATGGAGAAGGCTACAATGTCCTCGCGACCGATGCTTTTCAGGAAATTGTGAGCGACCTGTATGACGGTTTTCTTAGCGCAGAAGATCGCCAAGGAATAAAAGAACCAGATCTCAGTATCATTCCAGCACTTGTAAAATGGGGAGCGCCGGAAAATGGCCCATACACTTGGCCTGCTGACGCCACAGCCGTATTTAAAGTGCAAGCAGCTATAGTTAGCCTTCCTCCTGCACATGCGACAAACGGTCTAATGGCTTGGTCCAGTATCCCGCATGAAGTATGTGGTCATGATATTTTGCATGCTGATCTGGGTCTACTTCAAGAGTTGGCCAATGTCGTCAGAAACAGATTAAACAGCGAAAATATTGGACAAGGGCTACCGGACTACTGGGCTTCTCGCATTGATGAAACCGCGTCTGATGTATTGGGTGTCCTAAATTTGGGACCAGCAGCTGCCATTGGTTTGGTCGCTTATTTTCGGGGTATGAATGCCGCGTTTTCCGGCAGAGCTCAACTTCGAAATGAGGGACCTGCCCGTGATCCACACGCCGCAGATATTTTACGGGGATACTTGGGTGCCTACGCCACTGCATTGTTGGAATTTGACCAAGCTGGAGCATGGGCGGAAATCATTGAATCGGAAACCGACAAGGATTTGTCCAATATTAAACTTAACGGCAGAGCTATCGACGCTAACACAGCAAAACGTTCTGCACGTATTGTGGCAGAATCCATAATGAAGACTAAACTTATAAGCCTCGAAAACCACAGTCTGGATGAAATCCAGAACTGGAGAAACGAGGATGAGAGCGTCGCCGCACATTTACGAACCTTGCTGCAAACTACAGGTTCGCTTACTGACGAGCACCGTTCCGGCTTCTACGCTGCGCATGTGGTAGCTGCTGCTATCACCGAGGGTCTTTCTCGCGAAGCGGATCTGCAAGTTATATTTAATCGGATGATATCGCTGTTAAAGCTGATGCACGACACCAATCCTGCTTGGGGACCACTTTTCGTACAGCATCCCGGCGACATTTCACGTCATCTGCTCTATCATCCAGCCTCTCCAAACTTGATTTCCATCTAGACAATCCATAATCATAACCCGCAAAAAGTTTGTTTAAGGCAAGCATCCTTTTTGCGGGTTACTTTCCTTTAAAAGACCTCCCCCTTAACGGCTAGGTGTTAGCATGTCAGCAAGAGTGTATTTTTGCTTGTGCACAGGTTAATAATGAAAATAAGAAATTAGCCTGTAAAAAATCAGCCAAAAGGGAATGACGCAGATGTCAGTTGATGTTTATCTTAACTTTAATGGAAACTGTCGCGAGGCAGCAGAATTTTACGCACATGCTTTTGGGACTGAGAAGCCAAAGATCATGACGTTCGGGGAAGCACCGCCCAACCCCGATTATCCTCTACCAGAAGAAGCCAAAAATCTGGTCATGCATACGCGGCTTCAAATTGATGGAAGTAATGTGATGCTTTCAGACGTTTTTCCTGGTATGCCTTTTGTTGCGGGAAACAACATCAGCCTCGCCATCGTCAATAAGGACGAGGAGAAAATTCGATCATACTTTCACAAATTAAAAGAAGGCGCGACCGTAAACATGGAGCTTCAAGAAACATTCTGGAGCAAATGCTACGGTAGCCTTAAAGATAAGTTTGGAATTGAATGGCAATTAAGCTATGATAACGAAATGACCGACAGTTAGTGTCATGCGACAATTAAGCCCTCGCAAGCTATTCTGATTGAATGCTTTAGGCTACGTTTGCTCAGAACAATCCATCACTTCAATTCGTTACTCAGGTCAGTTTCTAGGGAATCTACCTAGGGCAC
This window of the Paenibacillus polymyxa genome carries:
- a CDS encoding histidine phosphatase family protein; translation: MSTDVKLYVARHGIGTGNEPDAPLSSDGFNQAEQLAGFLSQMEDLHVDRLISSPYTRAWQTAEIIEERLKIKLGPPGNRLREQGVRGVTEEESDEMVIARVTSLTEELLKSDQHTFLLVTHRLILTLLLHHYAPDFVLEEITNPDLYLLTFRDGKCQVKRLWNTMQPVVV
- a CDS encoding VOC family protein, with amino-acid sequence MSVDVYLNFNGNCREAAEFYAHAFGTEKPKIMTFGEAPPNPDYPLPEEAKNLVMHTRLQIDGSNVMLSDVFPGMPFVAGNNISLAIVNKDEEKIRSYFHKLKEGATVNMELQETFWSKCYGSLKDKFGIEWQLSYDNEMTDS
- a CDS encoding GerAB/ArcD/ProY family transporter — translated: MNSNLTVRQAIMWFALYQIGSAYLVLPAAITATAKQDAWLSIPVSLGFHLLLIPLYASIARQIQGKSFVEHLRCLFGPFLGGTISIVFIFFFPFLVFIMTLRNLGDFITIAIMPETPPDAIYFIMLIVIYFAVRSGPAVIGRCAEILFFFLLVLYLLVRITLLPESNIDNVLPIFEYGLNPIVLASFNLFAFPYLEAFLYLFFAQYIPDPKKWRKTVITCALISGGMYFFMVLQIIAVMSEGVVSNLTFPTFFINRTISSGEFLQRFEIFVAVFWFVTIFFRLALLLYVSAQGLADAFRLRSANSLLIPLILIAMAMVHSIWPNMQFITMFFSVWPFYAMIFGIVFPIVLWLMGKVGGSLKLRKKYH
- a CDS encoding DUF3934 family protein; translation: MGGKSKGGGTGRGTGSKGWTRWNKTAKPVRRKSAAASAPGNTAAGAVKSGAAKPSGNRGGRSK
- a CDS encoding AraC family transcriptional regulator; this encodes MDKFIYKKSAGITALSASLSDFKYKKHSHQEYAVGVTLRGIQEYTLDGSLQLSYQNGVMLFNPEQAHDGMAHNEMGLDYVMLYIEPQLLLEIIEKKDIIRFSTPIVYDYTLEQKILSLSNAILSEKDEALCSELLLSLTDYLFQTNLSTDDKKDNVLIRKAKDMIHTDVERVLKLDVICKELNLSKFQFIRLFNAHTGIPPYQYFLNSKIERAKQLIEKNKDIYSAVAECGFVDLTHLNKHFKSVYGITAFEYMSNLN
- a CDS encoding pseudouridine synthase, with the translated sequence MRINKYISETGFCSRRETNRLIAAGRITINGSVCEAGAEVEPQDIVLIDGEAIPVDRSESVYLALNKPIGIVCTAAEQVEGNIIRYINYPSRIFAIGRLDKASEGLILLTNDGSIVNQMMRSEHGHEKEYVVRVDKPVTDEFTQTMSRGVEILNVITKPCKVDRISEYEFRIILTQGLNLQIRRMCKALGYRVLKLERVRIMNITLDHLERGQWRHLEKEELELLLAKLQ
- a CDS encoding spore germination protein codes for the protein MKLHTKFSRQLCRNIDLICDFMGNSSDFVVREITAGHKHAALFYLDGMIDMQKVQDNVIRPLHDRVSSDEITLPLLKNAILDIGEASFTQNFEDALEQILSGGLLLLLDDMDEGLVISLPGWEERSISDSKTQPVVRGPQEAFTETLRTNTTMVRRRVKDTRVRLTAVKVGEKTKTDISVMYLHGVADPKKVQDMISKLKNMQVEGVLESEYLEECLHEDKQFTIFPLFYNSDRPDSIAAGIMEGKIAIFVDGSPFAILAPAVFADFLQSAEDYYQSYVYGSIIRILRYICLTICMLAPAIYVALTTFHQDMIPTVLLLSLSAQREGVPFPAFIEAMIMEVVFEILREAGLRMPRTVGQAVSIVGSIVIGQAAVEANIVSAVMVIVVAITAISSFVIPSYTFAIPIRILRFAFIGIAAMFGVYGLTVGILMLFVHLNGLHSFGVPYLSPFANYKSSEQRDAILRFPYKTKKQRKN
- a CDS encoding Ger(x)C family spore germination protein — protein: MVFLTGCWNSKELSAISVVMALGIDAVDDQYEVSLQVVDPSKMSQNSPMERTPTIVFSKRADTIFEAIRKLTTESSRKMYMSHLKFVIFDEKTAKKGIKEPLDFLFRDHEVRPDFFLAVVRENSAKEAVTFVAPTEVLPAMDMYKALKNSEKAWAPTSAVNVKDLLQKFTKDGIEPVLTGIRMTNLEKGLTIDNVTKSPQHVKYFFTGIGVFKGDRLIDWMDDSQSKAFTYISNRVSSTVASINCPNSKGKFVVEVIRSKVKIRPEIIDHEPRISLIVDTESNIGTVSCNANLKNEETFRNLQETAKEHLEQSLKGGIRNAQQMGSDIFGFGEAFHRKFPHEWHRWKEHWPQKFQTLKVDIQLNYRLVRFGDITSPIDMGIHNQE
- a CDS encoding LysE family translocator is translated as MNITSILIYCFIATFTPGPTNIVILSTVHNFGAKKAMKYTYGATIAFGLLLVISAILNTMLITIIPKILIVMQIIGSCYMLYLAYQVYKMDTSNPTVKQTATFTSGFFMQFLNPKVVLFTMTVIPSFIMPHYIALPAIMISIIAISLIGFLAFVAWVLFGAIFKEFLQKHKKIVNVIMALFLAYAAIMIWM